CGGCGGCCCTTCGGGACGCGGCCGGGATATTCACTGGCGCCGATCGAACCGGGTTCGCGATGGTTCTTGGAGCCGTGAGTCATATCGCCGCGGGAGAAGTGGTGCATATGGACCGTACCGGCAAACCCCCGGCCGATACTGCGCCCCGTCACATCGACGATGTCGCCGGCGTTGAATTGGGTGACCGTAATCGCCTGGCCGACGGTGAAGGCGTTCGGGTCGGCGACCCGGAATTCGCGCACCACCTTGAAGCCGGTCTTGGTTTTTTCGCCCAAGACGCGTTTGAACAAACCGGCTTCGGGCTTGGTCAATTTACGGATGTCTTTTTCTTGAAAGCCGACGCTGATCGCGTTGTAGCCATCGG
This Myxococcales bacterium DNA region includes the following protein-coding sequences:
- the rplC gene encoding 50S ribosomal protein L3, whose product is MATGILGIKKGMTQVFDDAGVRHPLTVIEAGPCVVLKIKTVKTDGYNAISVGFQEKDIRKLTKPEAGLFKRVLGEKTKTGFKVVREFRVADPNAFTVGQAITVTQFNAGDIVDVTGRSIGRGFAGTVHMHHFSRGDMTHGSKNHREPGSIGASEYPGRVPKGRRMAGHLGNKRVTTQRLRVYQVDAEKNLIFIVGAIPGAKNGLVAVNPSVKA